One window of the Prinia subflava isolate CZ2003 ecotype Zambia chromosome 1, Cam_Psub_1.2, whole genome shotgun sequence genome contains the following:
- the RPP38 gene encoding ribonuclease P protein subunit p38 isoform X3: MSVVQQGTATLRKAKKTTVKTSLDNPFVFQWKTIDGEDMHFILETLEERIKHIGLKKIESPRKKKRSLMKKQTERKRDAGTDELPKEERESHQQKPGWTDIIIRRQLAIGVNEVTKALEKNELLLVLVCKSAKPAMITSHLLELSASRTTPAGQVPRLSETLAPPLGLTSVLALGFKRPADKFSEAIAAIIPKIPPLEVPWFQYRAEESMAYADTDSSENLEPEELAELLGEDKLASQKRKHAESNRPDLSNVILQPLKIKKLIPNPNKKPPRKKKKAFSA; this comes from the coding sequence ATGTCTGTAGTTCAGCAAGGGACGGCAACACTTcggaaagcaaagaaaaccacTGTAAAAACAAGTCTAGATAACCCCTTTGTTTTCCAATGGAAAACCATAGATGGAGAAGATATGCATTTTATACTAGAGACCTTAGAAGAAAGGATTAAACATATTGGACTTAAAAAGATTGAGAgtccaagaaagaaaaaacgTTCCCTtatgaaaaagcaaacagaaagaaagcGTGATGCTGGCACCGATGAACTCCctaaagaggaaagagaaagccACCAACAAAAACCAGGATGGACTGACATAATTATCAGAAGACAGCTTGCTATTGGAGTTAACGAAGTTACAAAAgcattggaaaaaaatgaacttcTTCTCGTGCTGGTGTGCAAGTCTGCCAAGCCGGCCATGATCACGTCGcacctgctggagctgagcGCGAGCCGCACCACGCCGGCGGGGCAGGTGCCGCGCCTCAGCGAGACCCTCGCGCCCCCGCTGGGCCTGACCTCCGTCCTGGCGCTCGGCTTCAAAAGGCCGGCTGACAAATTCTCTGAAGCCATAGCAGCAATAATTCCAAAGATACCGCCTTTGGAAGTGCCGTGGTTTCAGTACAGAGCTGAAGAATCCATGGCTTATGCAGATACAGATTCTTCAGAAAATCTGGAACCCGAAGagcttgcagagctgctgggggaggaTAAGCTTGCAAGTCAGAAGCGGAAGCATGCGGAAAGCAATCGGCCTGATCTTTCAAATGTAATTTTGCAGCCTTTGAAAATCAAGAAactcatcccaaatcccaatAAGAAGCCGCCTcgcaaaaagaaaaaggctttttcagcATAA